From a single Leopardus geoffroyi isolate Oge1 chromosome E1, O.geoffroyi_Oge1_pat1.0, whole genome shotgun sequence genomic region:
- the ACBD4 gene encoding acyl-CoA-binding domain-containing protein 4 isoform X3, translating into MGTENENPEPDCQKQFQAAVSVIQNLPKNGSYRPSYEEMLRFYSYYKQATMGPCLVPRPGFWDPIGRYKWDAWNSLGKMSREEAMSAYITEMKLVAQKVIDTVPLGEVAEDMFAYFEPLYQVIPDMPRPPETFLRRVTAGWKEQALNGDARAAPELPCPPREPALPNPAPVLSPVSPIPSPESQPPRDLDSEVFCDSLEQLEPELQVWTEQKGAPGGEPDTRNSSPLPAEKEGSPLGPQELDTWLVGTVRALQESMRDVQGRLQNLESLPSVVEQRTPPGARPWPLRLSGPTLLFFLLWPFIVQWLFRQFRTQKR; encoded by the exons ATGGGTACCGAGAATGAAAACCCAGAACCGGACTGCCAGAAACAGTTCCAGGCCGCAGTCAGTGTCATTCAGAACCTGCCTAAGAATG gctCTTACCGCCCCTCCTATGAAGAGATGCTGAGATTCTATAGCTACTACAAGCAAGCTACCATGGGGCCCTGCCTCGTCCCCCGGCCTGGGTTCTGGGACCCAATAGGACGATATAAGTG GGATGCCTGGAACAGCCTGGGCAagatgagcagggaggaggccaTGTCTGCCTACATCACTGAGATGAAGCTGGTGGCACAGAAG GTGATCGACACGGTGCCCCTGGGCGAGGTGGCAGAGGACATGTTTGCTTACTTCGAGCCCCTGTACCAGGTGATCCCTGATATGCCGAGGCCCCCGGAAACCTTCCTGAGAAGGGTCACAG CAGGTTGGAAAGAGCAGGCACTGAATGGAGATGCCAGGGCTGCCCCAGAgcttccctgcccccccagggAACCAGCACTCCCAAATCCAG CCCCCGTCTTGTCACCAGTGTCACCTATCCCCTCCCCAGAGTCCCAGCCACCTAGGGACCTGGACTCCGAGGTTTTCTGTGATTCCCTGGAGCAGCTGGAACCTGAGCTG CAGGTCTGGACAGAGCAGAAGGGAGCCCCTGGAGGAGAGCCTGACACCAGAAACAGCTCCCCGCTCCCCGCAGAGAAAG AGGGCAGCCCGCTGGGGCCCCAGGAATTGGACACGTGGCTGGTGGGGACAGTTCGGGCGCTGCAGGAGAGCATGCGGGATGTCCAGGGTAGACTGCAGAACCTGGAGAGCCTGCCCAGCGTCGTGGAGCAG AGGACCCCGCCCGGTGCCCGGCCATGGCCCCTCAGGCTCTCGGGTCCCACGCTGCTCTTCTTCCTCCTGTGGCCCTTCATCGTCCAGTGGCTCTTCCGACAGTTTCGGACCCAGAAGAGGTGA
- the ACBD4 gene encoding acyl-CoA-binding domain-containing protein 4 isoform X2, with protein sequence MGTENENPEPDCQKQFQAAVSVIQNLPKNGSYRPSYEEMLRFYSYYKQATMGPCLVPRPGFWDPIGRYKWDAWNSLGKMSREEAMSAYITEMKLVAQKVIDTVPLGEVAEDMFAYFEPLYQVIPDMPRPPETFLRRVTGWKEQALNGDARAAPELPCPPREPALPNPAPVLSPVSPIPSPESQPPRDLDSEVFCDSLEQLEPELQVWTEQKGAPGGEPDTRNSSPLPAEKEGSPLGPQELDTWLVGTVRALQESMRDVQGRLQNLESLPSVVEQQRTPPGARPWPLRLSGPTLLFFLLWPFIVQWLFRQFRTQKR encoded by the exons ATGGGTACCGAGAATGAAAACCCAGAACCGGACTGCCAGAAACAGTTCCAGGCCGCAGTCAGTGTCATTCAGAACCTGCCTAAGAATG gctCTTACCGCCCCTCCTATGAAGAGATGCTGAGATTCTATAGCTACTACAAGCAAGCTACCATGGGGCCCTGCCTCGTCCCCCGGCCTGGGTTCTGGGACCCAATAGGACGATATAAGTG GGATGCCTGGAACAGCCTGGGCAagatgagcagggaggaggccaTGTCTGCCTACATCACTGAGATGAAGCTGGTGGCACAGAAG GTGATCGACACGGTGCCCCTGGGCGAGGTGGCAGAGGACATGTTTGCTTACTTCGAGCCCCTGTACCAGGTGATCCCTGATATGCCGAGGCCCCCGGAAACCTTCCTGAGAAGGGTCACAG GTTGGAAAGAGCAGGCACTGAATGGAGATGCCAGGGCTGCCCCAGAgcttccctgcccccccagggAACCAGCACTCCCAAATCCAG CCCCCGTCTTGTCACCAGTGTCACCTATCCCCTCCCCAGAGTCCCAGCCACCTAGGGACCTGGACTCCGAGGTTTTCTGTGATTCCCTGGAGCAGCTGGAACCTGAGCTG CAGGTCTGGACAGAGCAGAAGGGAGCCCCTGGAGGAGAGCCTGACACCAGAAACAGCTCCCCGCTCCCCGCAGAGAAAG AGGGCAGCCCGCTGGGGCCCCAGGAATTGGACACGTGGCTGGTGGGGACAGTTCGGGCGCTGCAGGAGAGCATGCGGGATGTCCAGGGTAGACTGCAGAACCTGGAGAGCCTGCCCAGCGTCGTGGAGCAG CAGAGGACCCCGCCCGGTGCCCGGCCATGGCCCCTCAGGCTCTCGGGTCCCACGCTGCTCTTCTTCCTCCTGTGGCCCTTCATCGTCCAGTGGCTCTTCCGACAGTTTCGGACCCAGAAGAGGTGA
- the ACBD4 gene encoding acyl-CoA-binding domain-containing protein 4 isoform X12, protein MGTENENPEPDCQKQFQAAVSVIQNLPKNGSYRPSYEEMLRFYSYYKQATMGPCLVPRPGFWDPIGRYKWDAWNSLGKMSREEAMSAYITEMKLVAQKVIDTVPLGEVAEDMFAYFEPLYQVIPDMPRPPETFLRRVTGWKEQALNGDARAAPELPCPPREPALPNPESQPPRDLDSEVFCDSLEQLEPELVWTEQKGAPGGEPDTRNSSPLPAEKEGSPLGPQELDTWLVGTVRALQESMRDVQGRLQNLESLPSVVEQQRTPPGARPWPLRLSGPTLLFFLLWPFIVQWLFRQFRTQKR, encoded by the exons ATGGGTACCGAGAATGAAAACCCAGAACCGGACTGCCAGAAACAGTTCCAGGCCGCAGTCAGTGTCATTCAGAACCTGCCTAAGAATG gctCTTACCGCCCCTCCTATGAAGAGATGCTGAGATTCTATAGCTACTACAAGCAAGCTACCATGGGGCCCTGCCTCGTCCCCCGGCCTGGGTTCTGGGACCCAATAGGACGATATAAGTG GGATGCCTGGAACAGCCTGGGCAagatgagcagggaggaggccaTGTCTGCCTACATCACTGAGATGAAGCTGGTGGCACAGAAG GTGATCGACACGGTGCCCCTGGGCGAGGTGGCAGAGGACATGTTTGCTTACTTCGAGCCCCTGTACCAGGTGATCCCTGATATGCCGAGGCCCCCGGAAACCTTCCTGAGAAGGGTCACAG GTTGGAAAGAGCAGGCACTGAATGGAGATGCCAGGGCTGCCCCAGAgcttccctgcccccccagggAACCAGCACTCCCAAATCCAG AGTCCCAGCCACCTAGGGACCTGGACTCCGAGGTTTTCTGTGATTCCCTGGAGCAGCTGGAACCTGAGCTG GTCTGGACAGAGCAGAAGGGAGCCCCTGGAGGAGAGCCTGACACCAGAAACAGCTCCCCGCTCCCCGCAGAGAAAG AGGGCAGCCCGCTGGGGCCCCAGGAATTGGACACGTGGCTGGTGGGGACAGTTCGGGCGCTGCAGGAGAGCATGCGGGATGTCCAGGGTAGACTGCAGAACCTGGAGAGCCTGCCCAGCGTCGTGGAGCAG CAGAGGACCCCGCCCGGTGCCCGGCCATGGCCCCTCAGGCTCTCGGGTCCCACGCTGCTCTTCTTCCTCCTGTGGCCCTTCATCGTCCAGTGGCTCTTCCGACAGTTTCGGACCCAGAAGAGGTGA
- the ACBD4 gene encoding acyl-CoA-binding domain-containing protein 4 isoform X13, with product MGTENENPEPDCQKQFQAAVSVIQNLPKNGSYRPSYEEMLRFYSYYKQATMGPCLVPRPGFWDPIGRYKWDAWNSLGKMSREEAMSAYITEMKLVAQKVIDTVPLGEVAEDMFAYFEPLYQVIPDMPRPPETFLRRVTGWKEQALNGDARAAPELPCPPREPALPNPESQPPRDLDSEVFCDSLEQLEPELVWTEQKGAPGGEPDTRNSSPLPAEKEGSPLGPQELDTWLVGTVRALQESMRDVQGRLQNLESLPSVVEQRTPPGARPWPLRLSGPTLLFFLLWPFIVQWLFRQFRTQKR from the exons ATGGGTACCGAGAATGAAAACCCAGAACCGGACTGCCAGAAACAGTTCCAGGCCGCAGTCAGTGTCATTCAGAACCTGCCTAAGAATG gctCTTACCGCCCCTCCTATGAAGAGATGCTGAGATTCTATAGCTACTACAAGCAAGCTACCATGGGGCCCTGCCTCGTCCCCCGGCCTGGGTTCTGGGACCCAATAGGACGATATAAGTG GGATGCCTGGAACAGCCTGGGCAagatgagcagggaggaggccaTGTCTGCCTACATCACTGAGATGAAGCTGGTGGCACAGAAG GTGATCGACACGGTGCCCCTGGGCGAGGTGGCAGAGGACATGTTTGCTTACTTCGAGCCCCTGTACCAGGTGATCCCTGATATGCCGAGGCCCCCGGAAACCTTCCTGAGAAGGGTCACAG GTTGGAAAGAGCAGGCACTGAATGGAGATGCCAGGGCTGCCCCAGAgcttccctgcccccccagggAACCAGCACTCCCAAATCCAG AGTCCCAGCCACCTAGGGACCTGGACTCCGAGGTTTTCTGTGATTCCCTGGAGCAGCTGGAACCTGAGCTG GTCTGGACAGAGCAGAAGGGAGCCCCTGGAGGAGAGCCTGACACCAGAAACAGCTCCCCGCTCCCCGCAGAGAAAG AGGGCAGCCCGCTGGGGCCCCAGGAATTGGACACGTGGCTGGTGGGGACAGTTCGGGCGCTGCAGGAGAGCATGCGGGATGTCCAGGGTAGACTGCAGAACCTGGAGAGCCTGCCCAGCGTCGTGGAGCAG AGGACCCCGCCCGGTGCCCGGCCATGGCCCCTCAGGCTCTCGGGTCCCACGCTGCTCTTCTTCCTCCTGTGGCCCTTCATCGTCCAGTGGCTCTTCCGACAGTTTCGGACCCAGAAGAGGTGA
- the ACBD4 gene encoding acyl-CoA-binding domain-containing protein 4 isoform X5: MGTENENPEPDCQKQFQAAVSVIQNLPKNGSYRPSYEEMLRFYSYYKQATMGPCLVPRPGFWDPIGRYKWDAWNSLGKMSREEAMSAYITEMKLVAQKVIDTVPLGEVAEDMFAYFEPLYQVIPDMPRPPETFLRRVTGWKEQALNGDARAAPELPCPPREPALPNPAPVLSPVSPIPSPESQPPRDLDSEVFCDSLEQLEPELQVWTEQKGAPGGEPDTRNSSPLPAEKEGSPLGPQELDTWLVGTVRALQESMRDVQGRLQNLESLPSVVEQRTPPGARPWPLRLSGPTLLFFLLWPFIVQWLFRQFRTQKR, translated from the exons ATGGGTACCGAGAATGAAAACCCAGAACCGGACTGCCAGAAACAGTTCCAGGCCGCAGTCAGTGTCATTCAGAACCTGCCTAAGAATG gctCTTACCGCCCCTCCTATGAAGAGATGCTGAGATTCTATAGCTACTACAAGCAAGCTACCATGGGGCCCTGCCTCGTCCCCCGGCCTGGGTTCTGGGACCCAATAGGACGATATAAGTG GGATGCCTGGAACAGCCTGGGCAagatgagcagggaggaggccaTGTCTGCCTACATCACTGAGATGAAGCTGGTGGCACAGAAG GTGATCGACACGGTGCCCCTGGGCGAGGTGGCAGAGGACATGTTTGCTTACTTCGAGCCCCTGTACCAGGTGATCCCTGATATGCCGAGGCCCCCGGAAACCTTCCTGAGAAGGGTCACAG GTTGGAAAGAGCAGGCACTGAATGGAGATGCCAGGGCTGCCCCAGAgcttccctgcccccccagggAACCAGCACTCCCAAATCCAG CCCCCGTCTTGTCACCAGTGTCACCTATCCCCTCCCCAGAGTCCCAGCCACCTAGGGACCTGGACTCCGAGGTTTTCTGTGATTCCCTGGAGCAGCTGGAACCTGAGCTG CAGGTCTGGACAGAGCAGAAGGGAGCCCCTGGAGGAGAGCCTGACACCAGAAACAGCTCCCCGCTCCCCGCAGAGAAAG AGGGCAGCCCGCTGGGGCCCCAGGAATTGGACACGTGGCTGGTGGGGACAGTTCGGGCGCTGCAGGAGAGCATGCGGGATGTCCAGGGTAGACTGCAGAACCTGGAGAGCCTGCCCAGCGTCGTGGAGCAG AGGACCCCGCCCGGTGCCCGGCCATGGCCCCTCAGGCTCTCGGGTCCCACGCTGCTCTTCTTCCTCCTGTGGCCCTTCATCGTCCAGTGGCTCTTCCGACAGTTTCGGACCCAGAAGAGGTGA
- the ACBD4 gene encoding acyl-CoA-binding domain-containing protein 4 isoform X16 — translation MGTENENPEPDCQKQFQAAVSVIQNLPKNGSYRPSYEEMLRFYSYYKQATMGPCLVPRPGFWDPIGRYKWDAWNSLGKMSREEAMSAYITEMKLVAQKVIDTVPLGEVAEDMFAYFEPLYQVIPDMPRPPETFLRRVTGWKEQALNGDARAAPELPCPPREPALPNPAPVLSPVSPIPSPESQPPRDLDSEVFCDSLEQLEPELVWTEQKGAPGGEPDTRNSSPLPAEKEGSPLGPQELDTWLVGTVRALQESMRDVQGRLQNLESLPSVVEQICLALTPLLLSSCSISRCHQSLSPN, via the exons ATGGGTACCGAGAATGAAAACCCAGAACCGGACTGCCAGAAACAGTTCCAGGCCGCAGTCAGTGTCATTCAGAACCTGCCTAAGAATG gctCTTACCGCCCCTCCTATGAAGAGATGCTGAGATTCTATAGCTACTACAAGCAAGCTACCATGGGGCCCTGCCTCGTCCCCCGGCCTGGGTTCTGGGACCCAATAGGACGATATAAGTG GGATGCCTGGAACAGCCTGGGCAagatgagcagggaggaggccaTGTCTGCCTACATCACTGAGATGAAGCTGGTGGCACAGAAG GTGATCGACACGGTGCCCCTGGGCGAGGTGGCAGAGGACATGTTTGCTTACTTCGAGCCCCTGTACCAGGTGATCCCTGATATGCCGAGGCCCCCGGAAACCTTCCTGAGAAGGGTCACAG GTTGGAAAGAGCAGGCACTGAATGGAGATGCCAGGGCTGCCCCAGAgcttccctgcccccccagggAACCAGCACTCCCAAATCCAG CCCCCGTCTTGTCACCAGTGTCACCTATCCCCTCCCCAGAGTCCCAGCCACCTAGGGACCTGGACTCCGAGGTTTTCTGTGATTCCCTGGAGCAGCTGGAACCTGAGCTG GTCTGGACAGAGCAGAAGGGAGCCCCTGGAGGAGAGCCTGACACCAGAAACAGCTCCCCGCTCCCCGCAGAGAAAG AGGGCAGCCCGCTGGGGCCCCAGGAATTGGACACGTGGCTGGTGGGGACAGTTCGGGCGCTGCAGGAGAGCATGCGGGATGTCCAGGGTAGACTGCAGAACCTGGAGAGCCTGCCCAGCGTCGTGGAGCAG ATCTGCTTGGCCCTCACACCTCTGCTCCTGAGCTCCTGCAGCATCAGTCGCTGCCACCAGTCTCTGAGCCCCAACTGA
- the ACBD4 gene encoding acyl-CoA-binding domain-containing protein 4 isoform X4 yields MGTENENPEPDCQKQFQAAVSVIQNLPKNGSYRPSYEEMLRFYSYYKQATMGPCLVPRPGFWDPIGRYKWDAWNSLGKMSREEAMSAYITEMKLVAQKVIDTVPLGEVAEDMFAYFEPLYQVIPDMPRPPETFLRRVTAGWKEQALNGDARAAPELPCPPREPALPNPAPVLSPVSPIPSPESQPPRDLDSEVFCDSLEQLEPELVWTEQKGAPGGEPDTRNSSPLPAEKEGSPLGPQELDTWLVGTVRALQESMRDVQGRLQNLESLPSVVEQQRTPPGARPWPLRLSGPTLLFFLLWPFIVQWLFRQFRTQKR; encoded by the exons ATGGGTACCGAGAATGAAAACCCAGAACCGGACTGCCAGAAACAGTTCCAGGCCGCAGTCAGTGTCATTCAGAACCTGCCTAAGAATG gctCTTACCGCCCCTCCTATGAAGAGATGCTGAGATTCTATAGCTACTACAAGCAAGCTACCATGGGGCCCTGCCTCGTCCCCCGGCCTGGGTTCTGGGACCCAATAGGACGATATAAGTG GGATGCCTGGAACAGCCTGGGCAagatgagcagggaggaggccaTGTCTGCCTACATCACTGAGATGAAGCTGGTGGCACAGAAG GTGATCGACACGGTGCCCCTGGGCGAGGTGGCAGAGGACATGTTTGCTTACTTCGAGCCCCTGTACCAGGTGATCCCTGATATGCCGAGGCCCCCGGAAACCTTCCTGAGAAGGGTCACAG CAGGTTGGAAAGAGCAGGCACTGAATGGAGATGCCAGGGCTGCCCCAGAgcttccctgcccccccagggAACCAGCACTCCCAAATCCAG CCCCCGTCTTGTCACCAGTGTCACCTATCCCCTCCCCAGAGTCCCAGCCACCTAGGGACCTGGACTCCGAGGTTTTCTGTGATTCCCTGGAGCAGCTGGAACCTGAGCTG GTCTGGACAGAGCAGAAGGGAGCCCCTGGAGGAGAGCCTGACACCAGAAACAGCTCCCCGCTCCCCGCAGAGAAAG AGGGCAGCCCGCTGGGGCCCCAGGAATTGGACACGTGGCTGGTGGGGACAGTTCGGGCGCTGCAGGAGAGCATGCGGGATGTCCAGGGTAGACTGCAGAACCTGGAGAGCCTGCCCAGCGTCGTGGAGCAG CAGAGGACCCCGCCCGGTGCCCGGCCATGGCCCCTCAGGCTCTCGGGTCCCACGCTGCTCTTCTTCCTCCTGTGGCCCTTCATCGTCCAGTGGCTCTTCCGACAGTTTCGGACCCAGAAGAGGTGA
- the ACBD4 gene encoding acyl-CoA-binding domain-containing protein 4 isoform X8 produces MGTENENPEPDCQKQFQAAVSVIQNLPKNGSYRPSYEEMLRFYSYYKQATMGPCLVPRPGFWDPIGRYKWDAWNSLGKMSREEAMSAYITEMKLVAQKVIDTVPLGEVAEDMFAYFEPLYQVIPDMPRPPETFLRRVTAGWKEQALNGDARAAPELPCPPREPALPNPESQPPRDLDSEVFCDSLEQLEPELQVWTEQKGAPGGEPDTRNSSPLPAEKEGSPLGPQELDTWLVGTVRALQESMRDVQGRLQNLESLPSVVEQQRTPPGARPWPLRLSGPTLLFFLLWPFIVQWLFRQFRTQKR; encoded by the exons ATGGGTACCGAGAATGAAAACCCAGAACCGGACTGCCAGAAACAGTTCCAGGCCGCAGTCAGTGTCATTCAGAACCTGCCTAAGAATG gctCTTACCGCCCCTCCTATGAAGAGATGCTGAGATTCTATAGCTACTACAAGCAAGCTACCATGGGGCCCTGCCTCGTCCCCCGGCCTGGGTTCTGGGACCCAATAGGACGATATAAGTG GGATGCCTGGAACAGCCTGGGCAagatgagcagggaggaggccaTGTCTGCCTACATCACTGAGATGAAGCTGGTGGCACAGAAG GTGATCGACACGGTGCCCCTGGGCGAGGTGGCAGAGGACATGTTTGCTTACTTCGAGCCCCTGTACCAGGTGATCCCTGATATGCCGAGGCCCCCGGAAACCTTCCTGAGAAGGGTCACAG CAGGTTGGAAAGAGCAGGCACTGAATGGAGATGCCAGGGCTGCCCCAGAgcttccctgcccccccagggAACCAGCACTCCCAAATCCAG AGTCCCAGCCACCTAGGGACCTGGACTCCGAGGTTTTCTGTGATTCCCTGGAGCAGCTGGAACCTGAGCTG CAGGTCTGGACAGAGCAGAAGGGAGCCCCTGGAGGAGAGCCTGACACCAGAAACAGCTCCCCGCTCCCCGCAGAGAAAG AGGGCAGCCCGCTGGGGCCCCAGGAATTGGACACGTGGCTGGTGGGGACAGTTCGGGCGCTGCAGGAGAGCATGCGGGATGTCCAGGGTAGACTGCAGAACCTGGAGAGCCTGCCCAGCGTCGTGGAGCAG CAGAGGACCCCGCCCGGTGCCCGGCCATGGCCCCTCAGGCTCTCGGGTCCCACGCTGCTCTTCTTCCTCCTGTGGCCCTTCATCGTCCAGTGGCTCTTCCGACAGTTTCGGACCCAGAAGAGGTGA
- the ACBD4 gene encoding acyl-CoA-binding domain-containing protein 4 isoform X19, which produces MGTENENPEPDCQKQFQAAVSVIQNLPKNGSYRPSYEEMLRFYSYYKQATMGPCLVPRPGFWDPIGRYKWDAWNSLGKMSREEAMSAYITEMKLVAQKVIDTVPLGEVAEDMFAYFEPLYQVIPDMPRPPETFLRRVTAGWKEQALNGDARAAPELPCPPREPALPNPAPVLSPVSPIPSPESQPPRDLDSEVFCDSLEQLEPELQVWTEQKGAPGGEPDTRNSSPLPAEKEGSPLGPQELDTWLVGTVRALQESMRDVQGRLQNLESLPSVVEQA; this is translated from the exons ATGGGTACCGAGAATGAAAACCCAGAACCGGACTGCCAGAAACAGTTCCAGGCCGCAGTCAGTGTCATTCAGAACCTGCCTAAGAATG gctCTTACCGCCCCTCCTATGAAGAGATGCTGAGATTCTATAGCTACTACAAGCAAGCTACCATGGGGCCCTGCCTCGTCCCCCGGCCTGGGTTCTGGGACCCAATAGGACGATATAAGTG GGATGCCTGGAACAGCCTGGGCAagatgagcagggaggaggccaTGTCTGCCTACATCACTGAGATGAAGCTGGTGGCACAGAAG GTGATCGACACGGTGCCCCTGGGCGAGGTGGCAGAGGACATGTTTGCTTACTTCGAGCCCCTGTACCAGGTGATCCCTGATATGCCGAGGCCCCCGGAAACCTTCCTGAGAAGGGTCACAG CAGGTTGGAAAGAGCAGGCACTGAATGGAGATGCCAGGGCTGCCCCAGAgcttccctgcccccccagggAACCAGCACTCCCAAATCCAG CCCCCGTCTTGTCACCAGTGTCACCTATCCCCTCCCCAGAGTCCCAGCCACCTAGGGACCTGGACTCCGAGGTTTTCTGTGATTCCCTGGAGCAGCTGGAACCTGAGCTG CAGGTCTGGACAGAGCAGAAGGGAGCCCCTGGAGGAGAGCCTGACACCAGAAACAGCTCCCCGCTCCCCGCAGAGAAAG AGGGCAGCCCGCTGGGGCCCCAGGAATTGGACACGTGGCTGGTGGGGACAGTTCGGGCGCTGCAGGAGAGCATGCGGGATGTCCAGGGTAGACTGCAGAACCTGGAGAGCCTGCCCAGCGTCGTGGAGCAG GCCTGA
- the ACBD4 gene encoding acyl-CoA-binding domain-containing protein 4 isoform X14 → MGTENENPEPDCQKQFQAAVSVIQNLPKNGSYRPSYEEMLRFYSYYKQATMGPCLVPRPGFWDPIGRYKWDAWNSLGKMSREEAMSAYITEMKLVAQKVIDTVPLGEVAEDMFAYFEPLYQVIPDMPRPPETFLRRVTAGWKEQALNGDARAAPELPCPPREPALPNPAPVLSPVSPIPSPESQPPRDLDSEVFCDSLEQLEPELQVWTEQKGAPGGEPDTRNSSPLPAEKEGSPLGPQELDTWLVGTVRALQESMRDVQGRLQNLESLPSVVEQICLALTPLLLSSCSISRCHQSLSPN, encoded by the exons ATGGGTACCGAGAATGAAAACCCAGAACCGGACTGCCAGAAACAGTTCCAGGCCGCAGTCAGTGTCATTCAGAACCTGCCTAAGAATG gctCTTACCGCCCCTCCTATGAAGAGATGCTGAGATTCTATAGCTACTACAAGCAAGCTACCATGGGGCCCTGCCTCGTCCCCCGGCCTGGGTTCTGGGACCCAATAGGACGATATAAGTG GGATGCCTGGAACAGCCTGGGCAagatgagcagggaggaggccaTGTCTGCCTACATCACTGAGATGAAGCTGGTGGCACAGAAG GTGATCGACACGGTGCCCCTGGGCGAGGTGGCAGAGGACATGTTTGCTTACTTCGAGCCCCTGTACCAGGTGATCCCTGATATGCCGAGGCCCCCGGAAACCTTCCTGAGAAGGGTCACAG CAGGTTGGAAAGAGCAGGCACTGAATGGAGATGCCAGGGCTGCCCCAGAgcttccctgcccccccagggAACCAGCACTCCCAAATCCAG CCCCCGTCTTGTCACCAGTGTCACCTATCCCCTCCCCAGAGTCCCAGCCACCTAGGGACCTGGACTCCGAGGTTTTCTGTGATTCCCTGGAGCAGCTGGAACCTGAGCTG CAGGTCTGGACAGAGCAGAAGGGAGCCCCTGGAGGAGAGCCTGACACCAGAAACAGCTCCCCGCTCCCCGCAGAGAAAG AGGGCAGCCCGCTGGGGCCCCAGGAATTGGACACGTGGCTGGTGGGGACAGTTCGGGCGCTGCAGGAGAGCATGCGGGATGTCCAGGGTAGACTGCAGAACCTGGAGAGCCTGCCCAGCGTCGTGGAGCAG ATCTGCTTGGCCCTCACACCTCTGCTCCTGAGCTCCTGCAGCATCAGTCGCTGCCACCAGTCTCTGAGCCCCAACTGA
- the ACBD4 gene encoding acyl-CoA-binding domain-containing protein 4 isoform X15: protein MGTENENPEPDCQKQFQAAVSVIQNLPKNGSYRPSYEEMLRFYSYYKQATMGPCLVPRPGFWDPIGRYKWDAWNSLGKMSREEAMSAYITEMKLVAQKVIDTVPLGEVAEDMFAYFEPLYQVIPDMPRPPETFLRRVTGWKEQALNGDARAAPELPCPPREPALPNPAPVLSPVSPIPSPESQPPRDLDSEVFCDSLEQLEPELQVWTEQKGAPGGEPDTRNSSPLPAEKEGSPLGPQELDTWLVGTVRALQESMRDVQGRLQNLESLPSVVEQICLALTPLLLSSCSISRCHQSLSPN, encoded by the exons ATGGGTACCGAGAATGAAAACCCAGAACCGGACTGCCAGAAACAGTTCCAGGCCGCAGTCAGTGTCATTCAGAACCTGCCTAAGAATG gctCTTACCGCCCCTCCTATGAAGAGATGCTGAGATTCTATAGCTACTACAAGCAAGCTACCATGGGGCCCTGCCTCGTCCCCCGGCCTGGGTTCTGGGACCCAATAGGACGATATAAGTG GGATGCCTGGAACAGCCTGGGCAagatgagcagggaggaggccaTGTCTGCCTACATCACTGAGATGAAGCTGGTGGCACAGAAG GTGATCGACACGGTGCCCCTGGGCGAGGTGGCAGAGGACATGTTTGCTTACTTCGAGCCCCTGTACCAGGTGATCCCTGATATGCCGAGGCCCCCGGAAACCTTCCTGAGAAGGGTCACAG GTTGGAAAGAGCAGGCACTGAATGGAGATGCCAGGGCTGCCCCAGAgcttccctgcccccccagggAACCAGCACTCCCAAATCCAG CCCCCGTCTTGTCACCAGTGTCACCTATCCCCTCCCCAGAGTCCCAGCCACCTAGGGACCTGGACTCCGAGGTTTTCTGTGATTCCCTGGAGCAGCTGGAACCTGAGCTG CAGGTCTGGACAGAGCAGAAGGGAGCCCCTGGAGGAGAGCCTGACACCAGAAACAGCTCCCCGCTCCCCGCAGAGAAAG AGGGCAGCCCGCTGGGGCCCCAGGAATTGGACACGTGGCTGGTGGGGACAGTTCGGGCGCTGCAGGAGAGCATGCGGGATGTCCAGGGTAGACTGCAGAACCTGGAGAGCCTGCCCAGCGTCGTGGAGCAG ATCTGCTTGGCCCTCACACCTCTGCTCCTGAGCTCCTGCAGCATCAGTCGCTGCCACCAGTCTCTGAGCCCCAACTGA